One Molothrus aeneus isolate 106 chromosome 6, BPBGC_Maene_1.0, whole genome shotgun sequence genomic window carries:
- the BRMS1L gene encoding breast cancer metastasis-suppressor 1-like protein encodes MPVHSREKKENNHDEMEVDYGENEGSSSEEEETESSSVSEEGDSSEMDDEDCERRRMECLDEMSNLEKQFTDLKDQLYKERLSQVDAKLQEVIAGKAPEYLEPLAALQENMQIRTKVAGIYRELCLESVKNKYECEIQASRQHCESEKLLLYDTVQSELEEKIRRLEEDRHSIDITSELWNDELQSRKKRKDPFSPDKKKPVVVSGPYIVYMLQDLDILEDWTTIRKAMATLGPHRVKPEPPVKLEKHLHSARSEEGRLYYDGEWYGRGQTICIDKKDECPTSAIITTINHDEVWFKRPDGSKSKLYISQLQKGKYSIKHNHN; translated from the exons ATGCCGGTCCATTCccgggagaagaaggagaataATCACGATGAGATGGAGGTGGACTACGGAGAGAAcgagggcagcagctctgaggaggaggagaccgAGAGCTCGTCCGTCTCCGAGGAGGGGGACAGCTCAG aaATGGATGATGAGGACTGTGAAAGAAGAAGAATGGAATGTTTAGATGAAATGTCCAATCTTGAAAAGCAATTTACAGACCTTAAAGATCA ACTTTACAAAGAAAGATTAAGCCAAGTGGATGCAAAGCTACAAGAGGTCATAGCTGGAAAAGCACCTGAATATTTAGAACCATTGGCAGCATTACAAGAAAATATGCAAATCCGAACCAAGGTGGCAG GTATCTATAGAGAGCTTTGTCTGGAATCTGTGAAGAATAAATATGAATGTGAAATTCAAGCCTCTCGACAGCACTGTGAG AGTGAGAAGCTTCTCTTATATGATACTGTACAAAGTGAACTAGAAGAGAAGATTAGAAGACTTGAAGAAGACAGACATAGCATTGACATTACCTCAG AATTATGGAATGATGAGCTCCAGtccaggaagaaaaggaaggatcCATTTAGCCCAGATAAGAAGAAACCTGTTGTTGTATCAG GCCCTTATATAGTTTATATGTTACAAGACCTTGATATACTTGAAGACTGGACAACAATAAGGAAG GCAATGGCTACACTGGGACCACACAGGGTAAAGCCAGAAC CACCTGTCAAATTAGAAAAGCATCTCCATAGTGCTAGATCTGAAGAAGGAAGACTGTATTATGATGGCGAATGGTATGGACGAGGGCAGACGATATGCATTGATAAGAAAGATGAATGTCCTACAAG TGCCATAATTACAACAATTAACCATGATGAAGTTTGGTTTAAAAGACCGGATGGAAGCAAGTCTAAGCTGTATATTTCTCAgctacagaaaggaaaatattcaatAAAGCATAACCACAACTGA